A region from the Sandaracinus amylolyticus genome encodes:
- a CDS encoding APC family permease encodes MSLVHLLFGRRLATEEDEGERVGPIAGVPILGLDALASASYGPEALLTVLIGLGTLATQYVPWITLLIVGLLGILYVSYRQTIAAYPSGGGAYSVAKENMGTNASLLAAAALAIDYVLNVAVAVSAGIGALVSAVPTLLSYTVELCLGVVALLTIVNLRGVRASGAAFAIPTYVFVASLFAVIAIGVARTVASGGAPVPVDPPHLATPHATTSLVSLWLLVHAFSSGCTAMTGVEAVSNGVPIFHPPAWVGARRTLTLIVGILVVLLLGVAFLSRAYGITATPPGTAQYESVLSQMVAAVVGRGPFYYVAIGSVVAVLCLSANTSFADFPRLCRIIAVDRFLPEMFVHRGRRLAYSFGILALATTSAVLLVVFEGITDHLIPLFAIGAFLAFTTSQAAMVAHWWRVRGPSWWRHLAVNALGAVATATTLIVIAISKLEDGAWISVVLVAGSILLFKRVRAHYDFVAHATAARDVTLDFRKSEPPIVVVPMLRWDAVTVKALRFAIGFSPEVMAVQVLTGDRDADDLTSRWRHLVVEPADRLGVPAPRLVVIHSRYRELLRTLVRFVRHVSSRHPDREIAVVVPQLVEPRWYQWLLHTPIASLLKTALLLRGGPQIVVINTPWYLDAWIPEQRRLAAPPMRGGLGDAAPT; translated from the coding sequence ATGTCGCTCGTGCACCTGCTGTTCGGACGACGGCTCGCCACCGAAGAAGACGAGGGTGAGCGCGTCGGTCCGATCGCCGGCGTGCCGATCCTCGGGCTCGACGCGCTCGCGTCCGCGTCGTACGGCCCCGAGGCGCTGCTCACGGTGCTGATCGGGCTGGGCACGCTCGCGACGCAGTACGTGCCGTGGATCACGCTGCTGATCGTCGGGCTGCTCGGGATCCTCTACGTCTCGTATCGCCAGACGATCGCGGCCTATCCGAGCGGCGGGGGCGCGTACAGCGTCGCGAAGGAGAACATGGGGACGAACGCGTCGCTGCTCGCCGCGGCGGCGCTCGCGATCGACTACGTGCTCAACGTCGCGGTCGCGGTGTCGGCCGGCATCGGCGCCTTGGTCTCGGCGGTCCCGACGCTGCTGTCGTACACGGTCGAGCTCTGCCTGGGCGTCGTCGCGCTCCTCACGATCGTGAACCTGCGCGGCGTGCGCGCGTCGGGCGCGGCGTTCGCGATCCCGACGTACGTGTTCGTGGCATCGCTCTTCGCGGTGATCGCGATCGGCGTGGCGCGCACGGTCGCATCGGGTGGCGCTCCCGTGCCGGTCGATCCGCCGCACCTCGCCACTCCGCACGCGACGACGTCGCTCGTGTCGCTCTGGCTCCTGGTGCACGCGTTCTCGAGCGGCTGCACCGCGATGACCGGCGTCGAAGCGGTGAGCAACGGCGTGCCGATCTTCCACCCGCCCGCGTGGGTGGGCGCCCGGCGCACGCTCACGCTGATCGTCGGGATCCTCGTCGTGCTCCTGCTCGGCGTCGCGTTCCTCTCGCGCGCGTACGGGATCACGGCGACCCCGCCCGGCACCGCACAGTACGAGAGCGTGCTCTCGCAGATGGTCGCCGCGGTCGTGGGGCGCGGGCCCTTCTACTACGTCGCGATCGGGAGCGTGGTCGCGGTGCTGTGTCTCTCGGCGAACACGAGCTTCGCGGACTTCCCGCGCCTGTGCCGCATCATCGCGGTCGATCGTTTCCTGCCGGAGATGTTCGTGCATCGCGGGCGGCGGCTCGCGTACTCGTTCGGCATCCTCGCGCTCGCGACGACGTCCGCCGTGCTGCTCGTGGTCTTCGAGGGGATCACCGATCACTTGATCCCGCTCTTCGCGATCGGCGCGTTCCTCGCGTTCACGACGTCGCAAGCGGCGATGGTCGCGCACTGGTGGCGGGTGCGCGGTCCTTCGTGGTGGAGGCACCTCGCGGTCAACGCGCTCGGCGCGGTCGCGACGGCCACGACGCTGATCGTGATCGCGATCTCGAAGCTCGAGGACGGCGCGTGGATCAGCGTGGTGCTCGTCGCGGGATCGATCCTGCTCTTCAAGCGCGTGCGCGCGCACTACGACTTCGTCGCGCACGCGACCGCAGCGCGCGACGTGACGCTCGACTTCCGCAAGAGCGAGCCTCCGATCGTCGTCGTGCCGATGCTGCGCTGGGATGCGGTCACCGTGAAGGCGCTGCGCTTCGCGATCGGTTTCTCGCCCGAGGTGATGGCCGTGCAGGTGCTCACCGGCGATCGCGACGCCGACGACCTCACGTCGCGATGGCGTCACCTCGTCGTCGAGCCGGCGGACCGGCTCGGCGTGCCGGCACCGCGGCTCGTCGTGATCCACTCGCGCTATCGCGAGCTGCTGCGCACGCTCGTGCGCTTCGTGCGGCACGTCTCGTCGCGGCACCCGGATCGCGAGATCGCAGTCGTGGTGCCGCAGCTCGTCGAGCCGCGCTGGTACCAGTGGCTGCTCCACACACCGATCGCGTCGCTGCTCAAGACGGCGCTCCTGCTGCGCGGCGGACCGCAGATCGTCGTGATCAACACCCCCTGGTACCTCGACGCGTGGATCCCCGAGCAGCGCCGGCTCGCGGCGCCCCCGATGCGAGGGGGCCTCGGCGACGCTGCGCCCACGTGA
- the glnE gene encoding bifunctional [glutamate--ammonia ligase]-adenylyl-L-tyrosine phosphorylase/[glutamate--ammonia-ligase] adenylyltransferase — MLPLAREIDTPAARAAIDAFAAAGGDASHEGARALVGVLGEHAPALLPLALGDPTLPGDVLRIGLARRARVAALIRQFGAATQGMEDGPELRRAMRRLRHRHIVRIALQEILRLADIDSTSAEMAALAAAACDSALEAAKRTVEKRFGVPVGEGGAPIGLTCLGMGKLGGWELNLGSDVDLCFFYETDDGEVPGDAISVHEHHARTTARCVAAISDVTEDGFCFRVDLRLRPEGTRGPLVNSLASAERYYESWGRTWERAALLRARPIAGDRALGRRLLDALRPFVFRRTVDPGIAREMAQMLERSRRELAVDEARDVKLGRGGIREAEFFVQTLQLVWGGRNPQLQVPGTIQALTRLEAAGLVREREARALAAAWARLRRIEHRIHAWSGYQTHQLPPEGAERARFARSLGYDDDHALERVMREDRARIAELFDSLMPEGTSGRRERTAREEQLEALCDRIASGADVDTVAELVAPLLPVGDPHEAAEHLCRLARRADAPLGPVMRETDPELGPRLLEEVSSVADPMASLRHLAEFFARLRGLSHERRLFEDPLLLRRLVALFGTSVTLSSGLIGHPEELDLLLAPGVVDAREVDALHAEVDALIARDDEVDAEAVVAAMRRAKRGATLRAGLALAAGELALDDCMRVLTLTAERQIRAAVALATRESIARFGPPAIGANGERASLVVVAMGKLGARELGFGGDLDLIFLYDEDGDTEGARSIGHAELFSRIAQRTVRVLSQPDGEGPGYATDTRLRPSGAQGTLVVSLASFDRYHHENAAPWERQALLRARPIAGEPALCEAVRARIAAITVGGEPPPPPEALAEMRARIQTELAGESRDRYHPKLGFGGLVDVEFLAQWLQMEQRLRTEPEAVPTTPGLVAALASAGRISRADADALIEGFAFLRAIEQTLKLLDETREPVLRPGSRTAEQLARRLGIRERDGHDPARVLTSSYQRTVEEIRAVFERVIAPVPAPSPWSAEASA, encoded by the coding sequence ATGCTCCCGCTCGCTCGTGAGATCGACACGCCCGCCGCGCGCGCGGCGATCGACGCGTTCGCCGCGGCGGGAGGAGACGCGTCGCACGAGGGCGCGCGCGCGCTGGTCGGGGTGCTCGGCGAGCACGCGCCCGCGCTCCTGCCGCTCGCGCTCGGCGATCCGACGCTGCCCGGCGACGTGCTGCGGATCGGGCTCGCGCGGCGCGCGCGCGTCGCCGCGCTGATCCGGCAGTTCGGCGCGGCGACGCAGGGCATGGAGGACGGGCCCGAGCTGCGGCGCGCGATGCGCCGGCTGCGGCACCGTCACATCGTGCGCATCGCGCTGCAGGAGATCCTGCGGCTCGCGGACATCGACTCGACGAGCGCGGAGATGGCGGCCCTCGCGGCGGCCGCGTGCGACAGCGCGCTCGAGGCGGCGAAGCGCACCGTCGAGAAGCGCTTCGGCGTGCCGGTCGGCGAAGGTGGCGCGCCGATCGGCCTCACGTGCCTCGGCATGGGCAAGCTCGGCGGCTGGGAGCTCAACCTCGGCAGCGACGTCGATCTCTGCTTCTTCTACGAGACCGACGACGGCGAGGTGCCGGGCGACGCGATCTCGGTGCACGAGCACCACGCGCGCACGACGGCGCGCTGCGTCGCCGCGATCTCCGACGTGACCGAGGACGGGTTCTGCTTCCGCGTCGATCTGCGGCTGCGCCCCGAGGGCACGCGCGGCCCGCTGGTGAACTCGCTCGCGAGCGCGGAGCGCTACTACGAGAGCTGGGGGCGGACCTGGGAGCGCGCGGCGCTGCTGCGCGCGCGGCCGATCGCGGGGGATCGCGCGCTGGGGCGCCGACTGCTCGATGCGCTGCGTCCGTTCGTGTTCCGTCGCACCGTCGATCCCGGGATCGCGCGCGAGATGGCGCAGATGCTCGAGCGCTCGCGTCGCGAGCTCGCGGTCGACGAGGCGCGCGACGTGAAGCTCGGGCGCGGCGGCATCCGCGAGGCCGAGTTCTTCGTGCAGACGCTGCAGCTCGTGTGGGGCGGGCGGAACCCGCAGCTCCAGGTGCCGGGCACGATCCAGGCGCTCACGCGGCTCGAGGCCGCCGGGTTGGTGCGCGAGCGCGAGGCGCGCGCGCTCGCGGCGGCATGGGCGCGGCTGCGCCGCATCGAGCACCGCATCCACGCGTGGTCGGGCTACCAGACGCACCAGCTGCCGCCCGAAGGCGCCGAGCGCGCGCGCTTCGCACGCTCGCTGGGCTACGACGACGATCACGCGCTCGAGCGCGTGATGCGCGAGGATCGCGCGCGCATCGCCGAGCTCTTCGACTCGCTGATGCCCGAGGGCACGAGCGGCCGGCGCGAGCGCACGGCGCGCGAGGAGCAGCTCGAGGCGCTCTGTGATCGCATCGCGTCGGGGGCCGACGTCGACACCGTCGCGGAGCTCGTCGCGCCGCTGCTCCCGGTGGGCGATCCCCACGAGGCCGCGGAGCACCTCTGTCGCCTCGCCCGGCGCGCCGACGCACCGCTCGGCCCGGTGATGCGCGAGACCGATCCCGAGCTCGGCCCGCGCCTGCTCGAGGAGGTCTCGAGCGTCGCCGATCCGATGGCGAGCCTGCGCCACCTCGCGGAGTTCTTCGCGCGCCTGCGCGGGCTGTCGCACGAGCGGAGGCTCTTCGAAGATCCGCTGCTGCTCCGGCGCCTCGTCGCGCTCTTCGGCACGTCGGTCACGCTCTCGAGCGGGCTCATCGGGCACCCGGAGGAGCTCGATCTCCTCCTCGCGCCGGGTGTCGTCGACGCGCGCGAGGTCGACGCGCTGCACGCCGAGGTCGACGCGCTGATCGCGCGCGACGACGAGGTCGACGCGGAGGCCGTGGTCGCGGCGATGCGGCGCGCCAAGCGCGGCGCGACGCTGCGCGCGGGGCTCGCGCTCGCGGCCGGCGAGCTCGCGCTCGACGACTGCATGCGCGTGCTGACGCTCACCGCGGAGCGACAGATCCGCGCCGCGGTCGCGCTCGCGACGCGCGAGTCGATCGCGCGCTTCGGACCGCCGGCGATCGGCGCGAACGGCGAGCGCGCATCGCTCGTCGTGGTCGCGATGGGGAAGCTCGGCGCGCGCGAGCTCGGCTTCGGCGGCGACCTCGATCTGATCTTCCTCTACGACGAGGACGGCGACACCGAAGGCGCGCGCTCGATCGGCCACGCCGAGCTCTTCTCGCGCATCGCGCAGCGCACCGTCCGCGTGCTCTCGCAGCCCGACGGCGAGGGCCCCGGCTACGCGACCGACACCCGCCTCCGCCCCAGCGGCGCGCAAGGCACGCTCGTCGTCTCGCTCGCGTCGTTCGATCGCTACCACCACGAGAACGCGGCGCCGTGGGAGCGACAGGCGCTGCTCCGCGCGCGCCCGATCGCGGGCGAGCCCGCGCTCTGCGAGGCCGTCCGCGCGCGCATCGCCGCGATCACGGTCGGCGGCGAGCCGCCTCCGCCGCCCGAAGCGCTCGCGGAGATGCGCGCGCGCATCCAGACCGAGCTTGCTGGCGAGAGCCGCGATCGATACCATCCCAAGCTCGGCTTCGGGGGTCTGGTGGACGTCGAGTTCCTCGCCCAATGGCTTCAGATGGAGCAGCGACTCCGGACGGAGCCCGAGGCGGTCCCCACCACGCCGGGCCTCGTCGCCGCGCTCGCGAGCGCGGGGCGCATCTCGCGCGCCGACGCGGACGCGCTGATCGAGGGCTTCGCGTTCCTGCGCGCGATCGAGCAGACGCTGAAGCTCCTCGACGAGACGCGCGAGCCCGTCCTGCGACCGGGATCGCGCACCGCGGAGCAGCTCGCGCGACGGCTCGGCATCCGAGAGCGCGACGGGCACGATCCCGCGCGCGTGCTGACCTCGTCGTACCAGCGCACCGTCGAGGAGATCCGCGCCGTGTTCGAGCGCGTCATCGCGCCGGTGCCGGCGCCCTCGCCGTGGTCTGCGGAGGCGAGCGCGTGA
- the glk gene encoding glucokinase → MTIGTRVLAGDVGGTKTALSLCERHERGWIEVATTTFPSADHAGLEAPARAFLQTVGGAPISAAAFGVAGPVKDHRVYTTNLPWLVDGPSLAVALGAQRVAVINDFEATARGLLELGPEHVAVIQEGVIDPMGPIALLGAGTGLGEATVVRTPAGVRVLPSEGGHTDFAPRDEVEDGLLRFLRRRHPDHVSYERVVSGMGLAAIHAYVVESGLATCHPSTLARLVDEDPGAVIGELGASGSDPACAHAVAMFVSLYGAEAGNLALKTLPTGGLFVAGGIAPKLLGAIRGGAFLSSFLAKGRMRPVLETIRISIVVEPRVGLHGARALAASLVE, encoded by the coding sequence GTGACGATCGGAACGCGGGTGCTCGCCGGGGACGTGGGCGGCACCAAGACCGCTCTCTCGCTCTGCGAGCGGCACGAGCGGGGCTGGATCGAGGTCGCGACGACCACCTTCCCCAGCGCGGACCACGCCGGGCTCGAGGCCCCGGCGCGAGCGTTCCTCCAGACCGTCGGCGGCGCGCCGATCTCCGCGGCCGCCTTCGGGGTCGCGGGGCCGGTGAAGGACCACCGTGTCTACACCACCAACCTGCCCTGGCTCGTCGACGGGCCCTCGCTCGCCGTCGCGCTGGGCGCGCAGCGCGTCGCGGTGATCAACGACTTCGAGGCGACGGCGCGCGGGCTCCTCGAGCTCGGCCCCGAGCACGTCGCGGTGATCCAGGAGGGCGTCATCGACCCGATGGGCCCGATCGCGCTGCTCGGCGCCGGGACCGGCCTCGGCGAGGCCACCGTGGTGCGCACGCCCGCGGGAGTGCGCGTGCTGCCGAGCGAGGGCGGGCACACCGACTTCGCGCCGCGCGACGAGGTGGAGGACGGGCTCCTGCGCTTCCTGCGCCGCCGCCATCCCGATCACGTCTCGTACGAGCGCGTCGTCTCCGGCATGGGCCTCGCGGCGATCCACGCGTACGTCGTCGAGAGCGGCCTCGCGACGTGCCATCCGTCGACGCTCGCGCGTCTGGTCGACGAAGACCCCGGCGCGGTGATCGGCGAGCTCGGTGCCTCCGGCAGCGACCCCGCATGCGCGCACGCGGTGGCGATGTTCGTGTCGCTCTATGGCGCCGAGGCCGGCAATCTCGCGCTCAAGACGCTCCCGACGGGCGGGCTCTTCGTCGCGGGCGGGATCGCGCCCAAGCTGCTCGGCGCGATCCGCGGCGGCGCGTTCCTCTCGTCGTTCCTCGCGAAGGGACGGATGCGCCCGGTGCTCGAGACGATCCGCATCTCGATCGTCGTCGAGCCGCGCGTCGGGCTGCACGGCGCGCGCGCGCTCGCGGCCTCGCTCGTGGAGTGA
- a CDS encoding DUF4388 domain-containing protein: MIPLSVFVVHPDAAIAARIARAVAVAGHAPVMLADGERAIDRFVQEPADVVVVDFFLPGRDGVATIESIRWAPGGRDAHVVLLGERNPESATLYELGRRVGATATLLGPLDDDAIERLVDVLARPPGESTRVASADEIGGQLERLLLPTDAFAQRPTITDAKREDAGDTDEPPAGDDAAAAWPVVETVMANASRAPTREAHHDLEDGGSGVLRRPTSGRLTTPPPAMRTPEITPAREIPPEADAAHAGAREVFADAAALEEGRHVGADARASEEGSQRIMGTFEEASFAALLRRLADQRASGALVCVAEGLRRETTTGDPPTKVVYFRAGVPTHVRSNLLDECLGQILLRRRRIGAATLEESIRRMRLGHGLQGEILIDMGALAPLELGEALADQARDKLFDVFGWMRGTYRFSTKLEPPAGSVGIELGLAEIVYEGVCAAMPATRLFELLSPHLARYLVPDPVQLARFVRVRLVPEARQVLGRVDGKLTLREVLSMGTRPGAVAQLVYAMECLGAVHYAETPGRALRSSETRGLPSSRSVPTPLSAEDATGDDAMEQIADEATEPPHGVLLPPRHAGGEGAGEAWDDATSPARGRVVPDARPGMARGDASGMLATPEHDERREPAPIADEDDETAPPTGLDARVDELFEAERHFRRGNRALDRGKVAEALGAFSKAYEICPDQGEFLAYVGWARHCLAPEDRRSNDAALAELAQARDLSPELHVTHLLHARVLASAGRTAEAHGAYLRVLQIDPGCAEARAAIDALV; this comes from the coding sequence GTGATCCCGCTCTCCGTGTTCGTCGTGCATCCCGACGCCGCGATCGCGGCGCGCATCGCGAGAGCGGTCGCGGTCGCGGGCCACGCGCCCGTCATGCTCGCGGACGGCGAGCGCGCGATCGACCGCTTCGTGCAGGAGCCGGCCGACGTGGTCGTCGTCGACTTCTTCCTGCCGGGGCGCGACGGCGTGGCGACGATCGAGTCGATCCGCTGGGCGCCCGGCGGCCGCGACGCGCACGTGGTGCTGCTCGGGGAGCGCAACCCCGAGAGCGCGACGCTCTACGAGCTCGGTCGGCGCGTGGGCGCGACCGCGACGCTGCTCGGACCGCTCGACGACGACGCGATCGAGCGCCTCGTCGACGTGCTCGCCCGCCCGCCCGGCGAGAGCACGCGCGTCGCGAGCGCCGACGAGATCGGCGGACAGCTCGAGCGCCTGCTGCTCCCGACCGACGCGTTCGCGCAGCGCCCGACGATCACCGACGCGAAGCGCGAGGACGCGGGCGACACCGACGAGCCGCCCGCCGGCGACGACGCGGCCGCGGCGTGGCCCGTGGTCGAGACCGTGATGGCGAACGCGTCGCGCGCGCCGACGCGCGAGGCGCACCACGACCTCGAGGACGGCGGCTCCGGCGTGCTGCGTCGTCCCACGTCGGGCCGCCTCACGACGCCGCCGCCCGCGATGCGCACCCCGGAGATCACGCCCGCTCGCGAGATCCCGCCCGAGGCGGATGCCGCGCACGCCGGTGCTCGCGAGGTGTTCGCCGATGCCGCCGCGCTCGAAGAAGGCCGTCACGTCGGCGCCGACGCGCGCGCGAGCGAAGAAGGCTCGCAGCGCATCATGGGCACCTTCGAGGAGGCGAGCTTCGCCGCGCTCCTGCGGCGCCTCGCCGATCAGCGCGCGAGCGGCGCGCTCGTGTGCGTCGCCGAGGGGCTGCGGCGCGAGACGACGACGGGCGATCCACCCACGAAGGTCGTCTACTTCCGCGCCGGGGTGCCGACCCACGTGCGCTCGAACCTGCTCGACGAGTGCCTCGGTCAGATCCTCCTGCGCCGCCGCCGCATCGGCGCGGCGACGCTCGAGGAGTCGATCCGCCGCATGCGCCTCGGGCACGGCCTCCAGGGCGAGATCCTGATCGACATGGGCGCGCTCGCGCCGCTCGAGCTCGGCGAGGCGCTCGCCGATCAGGCGCGCGACAAGCTCTTCGACGTGTTCGGCTGGATGCGCGGGACCTATCGGTTCTCGACCAAGCTCGAGCCGCCCGCGGGCTCGGTCGGCATCGAGCTCGGGCTCGCGGAGATCGTCTACGAGGGCGTGTGCGCGGCGATGCCCGCGACGCGCCTCTTCGAGCTTCTCTCGCCGCACCTCGCGCGGTACCTCGTGCCCGATCCGGTCCAGCTCGCGCGCTTCGTGCGCGTGCGCCTCGTGCCCGAAGCGCGGCAGGTGCTCGGGCGCGTCGACGGCAAGCTCACGCTGCGCGAGGTGCTCTCGATGGGCACGCGCCCCGGCGCGGTCGCGCAGCTCGTCTACGCGATGGAGTGCCTCGGCGCGGTGCACTACGCCGAGACGCCCGGGCGCGCGCTGCGCTCGAGCGAGACACGCGGGCTGCCCTCGAGCCGCAGCGTGCCGACGCCGCTCTCCGCCGAGGACGCCACCGGCGACGACGCGATGGAGCAGATCGCCGACGAGGCGACCGAGCCGCCGCACGGCGTCCTGCTCCCGCCCCGGCATGCGGGCGGCGAAGGCGCGGGCGAAGCGTGGGACGACGCGACCTCGCCGGCGCGCGGGCGCGTGGTGCCCGACGCCCGCCCCGGGATGGCGCGCGGTGACGCCTCGGGCATGCTCGCGACGCCCGAGCACGACGAGCGTCGCGAGCCCGCGCCCATCGCCGACGAGGACGACGAGACGGCGCCGCCGACCGGTCTCGACGCGCGCGTCGACGAGCTCTTCGAGGCCGAGCGCCACTTCCGGCGCGGCAACCGCGCGCTCGATCGCGGCAAGGTCGCGGAGGCGCTCGGCGCGTTCTCGAAGGCGTACGAGATCTGTCCGGACCAGGGCGAGTTCCTCGCGTACGTCGGCTGGGCGCGGCACTGCCTCGCGCCGGAGGACCGCCGCTCGAACGACGCCGCGCTCGCCGAGCTCGCGCAGGCGCGCGATCTCTCGCCCGAGCTCCACGTGACGCACCTGCTCCACGCGCGCGTGCTCGCGAGCGCGGGCCGCACTGCCGAGGCGCACGGGGCGTACCTGCGCGTGCTGCAGATCGATCCCGGCTGCGCGGAGGCCCGCGCCGCGATCGACGCGCTCGTGTGA